In one window of Candidatus Zixiibacteriota bacterium DNA:
- a CDS encoding TerB family tellurite resistance protein — MLEKIKSFFSKNISLDSNEQIEDSENQIQIATCALLIEMASIDDEFDPVEKERIVDHFKSNFNLSDDDIKKLIGLAEGELDNHIDLWSFTNLINQNYSTIQKMKVIETIWRVIYADGKLSTHEDYLVHKLYKMLGLTHAQLIEVKMKVLKERKADD, encoded by the coding sequence ATGTTAGAAAAAATTAAAAGCTTCTTTTCAAAAAATATCTCATTAGACTCTAATGAGCAAATAGAAGATAGCGAAAATCAGATACAAATCGCTACTTGCGCCTTGCTAATTGAAATGGCTTCTATCGATGATGAATTCGACCCAGTTGAAAAAGAACGAATCGTTGACCATTTCAAGTCCAATTTTAATCTTTCCGATGATGATATAAAAAAATTAATTGGACTCGCCGAGGGTGAATTGGATAATCATATAGACCTCTGGAGTTTTACTAATCTGATTAATCAAAACTATTCCACAATCCAGAAAATGAAAGTAATCGAAACGATTTGGCGGGTAATTTATGCCGACGGCAAACTCTCGACTCATGAGGACTACTTAGTGCATAAGCTTTACAAGATGCTTGGTCTTACTCATGCCCAGTTAATTGAAGTTAAAATGAAGGTGCTGAAAGAACGCAAAGCAGACGATTAA